One Amblyomma americanum isolate KBUSLIRL-KWMA chromosome 8, ASM5285725v1, whole genome shotgun sequence DNA window includes the following coding sequences:
- the LOC144102012 gene encoding josephin-1-like isoform X7: MSGIAGVGQVYHERQVKELCALHALNNLFQDGQAFTKGSLDDICHRFLSPDHLVNPHKSMLGLGNYDVNVIMSALQLRGYEAIWFDKRKDPACIDLSKIVGFILNVPSEMKFGFLQFPLSRKHWIAVREVAGTFYNLDSKLEAPIAIGKSQELLQYLREQIKCKDREIFIVVTQDIGRVKGCYVEARATPPPRQPSQQNMAQPRDHASRTSLRHRDSYH, from the exons ATGA GTGGCATAGCAGGTGTGGGGCAGGTGTACCACGAGCGTCAGGTGAAGGAGTTgtgtgcgctgcacgcactcaaCAACCTATTCCAGGACGGCCAGGCCTTCACCAAGGGCTCGCTCGACGACATCTGCCACAGGTT CCTGTCGCCCGACCACCTCGTTAACCCGCACAAAAGCATGCTGGGCCTGGGTAACTACGATGTCAACGTCATCATGTCGGCGCTGCAGCTGCGCGGATACGAGGCTATCTGGTTCGACAAGCGCAA GGACCCGGCGTGCATTGACCTGAGTAAAATTGTGGGCTTCATCCTGAACGTGCCAAGTGAGATGAAGTTTGGCTTCCTCCAATTTCCCTTGAGCCGCAAGCATTGGATCGCAGTGCGAGAGGTCGCCGGCACCTTCTACAACCTCGACTCCAAGCTCGAGGCACCCATAGCCATCGGCAAG TCCCAGGAGTTGCTGCAGTACCTGCGGGAGCAGATCAAGTGCAAGGACCGCGAAATCTTCATCGTGGTCACGCAGGACATCGGGCGGGTCAAGGGTTGCTACGTCGAAGCCAGGGCGACGCCACCTCCGCGGCAGCCGTCGCAGCAGAACATGGCGCAGCCGCGAGACCACGCGTCACGGACGAGTTTGCGGCATAGAGACTCCTACCATTGA